In a single window of the Debaryomyces hansenii CBS767 chromosome A complete sequence genome:
- a CDS encoding DEHA2A14718p (similar to NCU04902 Neurospora crassa), with translation MTPTYLPFEEPGAITLLIYSSFLLFLNGLNYILNRFIFCGLVGQILLGVCYGVPGTNWLSKHSQETFMELGYIGLLLMVYEGGLSTSFNVLKANFHIALLVAFTGVSLPIALSFSILGYSNATPVAAFAAGAALSSTSLGASFTILLTSGFKQSRVGIILTSAAVLDDIFGLVMIKIISNLGDGSFNAISVIRPVFVSIALIVIVGVIVKFLMLPFALWFRKQKRSFPRILRILSMTKNYYFVLHTIVLIGLITGATYAGASNLTAAYVFGAALSWLDETLISVEFDTEAQEEKSNFNQDSIINNLESPITEFSNDNNGKEEFEIYDQELGFTGSKVFDEFYSQVVNKILQPIFFASIGFSIPITQMFIGRLIWKGFIYALLMIVSKFACGLWLIRFKKDENNNFSIQNTYPTSMLGLAMVARGEIGFLISSLAEAKGVFSPNGEPKEGSSSDVYIIVTWAIVLCTFLGPVSVGLLVRRIKKLVSLDKHPLGIWG, from the coding sequence ATGACACCAACGTATCTTCCGTTCGAAGAACCAGGAGCTATAACATTActtatatattcttcatttttacTATTTCTTAATGGTTTGAATTACATTCTTAAcagatttatattttgtgGACTAGTTGGGCAGATACTTCTAGGTGTTTGCTATGGAGTTCCTGGTACAAATTGGCTCAGTAAACATTCCCAGGAAACTTTTATGGAATTGGGGTACATTGGATTACTCTTGATGGTATACGAAGGAGGATTGTCGACTTCTTTCAACGTTTTGAAAGCCAATTTTCATATAGCACTCTTGGTTGCTTTCACTGGTGTTAGTCTTCCAATTGCACTTAGTTTTTCGATATTAGGCTATTCCAATGCTACACCAGTAGCGGCATTTGCAGCTGGAGCTGCACTAAGTTCCACTAGTTTAGGTGCATCTTTCACTATCTTATTAACATCTGGGTTCAAGCAAAGTAGAGTCGGCATTATATTGACTAGTGCTGCTGTACTAGATGATATTTTTGGATTAGTAAtgatcaaaataatttctaatttagGTGATGGATCATTTAATGCGATCAGCGTTATACGTCCCGTATTTGTTTCAATAGCACTTATAGTTATAGTTGGGGTAATTGTTAAGTTTCTTATGCTTCCGTTTGCATTATGGTTTagaaaacaaaaaagaTCATTCCCAAGAATTTTGagaatattatcaatgacgaagaattattattttgtgtTACACACTATTGTACTAATTGGTCTAATTACTGGTGCAACATATGCTGGTGCTTCAAATTTAACGGCTGCATATGTTTTTGGTGCAGCACTTTCGTGGTTAGACGAAACGTTAATAAGTGTAGAATTTGATACTGAGGCCCAAGAAGAGAAAAGTAATTTTAATCAAGACagtattatcaataatttagaatCTCCAATTACCGAATTctctaatgataataacgGAAAAGaggaatttgaaatttatgaTCAGGAACTAGGTTTTACCGGATCTAAAGTATTTGACGAATTTTACTCCCAAGTTGTGAACAAAATATTGcaaccaattttttttgcttCTATTGGGTTTTCTATACCTATAACTCAAATGTTTATAGGAAGATTAATTTGGAAAGGTTTTATTTATGCATTACTAATGATAGTTTCAAAATTCGCTTGTGGATTATGGCTCATTCGGTTTAAAAAAGACgaaaacaataatttttctataCAAAATACTTATCCTACATCAATGCTTGGTTTAGCGATGGTTGCCAGAGGCGAAATAGGatttttgatatcttcattaGCTGAAGCGAAAGGTGTGTTTTCTCCTAATGGTGAGCCGAAGGAAGGCTCATCATCTGatgtttatattattgtcaCATGGGCTATTGTTCTTTGTACATTTCTCGGACCAGTTAGTGTAGGACTCTTAGTACggagaataaaaaaattagtaTCACTTGATAAACATCCTTTAGGTATATGGGGTTAG